One window of Thermocoleostomius sinensis A174 genomic DNA carries:
- a CDS encoding universal stress protein: MFQRLLICTDLVDGLQRLVDFVPSLAVGGVQQIVFLHIVPLSGDQAVPRADKEAMEAARQKLAVAQNHTPNGVEVHVEVQCGQPVDRILDTVDTYRSDIVLMGTQSRSLLTEKLFGSTTMALCQRTKVPLLVFRPQLLSTYTVEELNLRCRHLFRYFLIPYDGSDVAKYLVNQVKRLAQNRAPESLEECLLCWVVEEVRRRALADLVKEEAKKAQAELEKVKADLETLDLKVSTEVLQGVPVSEVLMAAQIYDITAIVSASDSMGKILELSTSSFTGDLLRRSWHPVIYFPMQRK, from the coding sequence ATGTTTCAGCGCCTTTTGATTTGCACAGACCTTGTCGATGGATTGCAGCGGTTGGTTGACTTTGTCCCCAGTCTGGCGGTTGGTGGTGTTCAGCAAATTGTGTTTTTGCACATTGTTCCACTGTCGGGCGATCAAGCTGTGCCCCGAGCCGACAAAGAAGCCATGGAAGCAGCCCGTCAAAAGCTGGCAGTGGCTCAAAATCATACCCCTAACGGAGTTGAAGTTCACGTTGAAGTTCAGTGTGGGCAGCCTGTCGATCGCATTCTCGACACCGTGGATACCTACCGTTCTGACATTGTATTAATGGGGACTCAAAGCCGTAGCCTGTTGACCGAAAAGCTATTTGGCAGTACCACGATGGCCCTTTGCCAACGAACGAAGGTTCCCTTACTTGTCTTTCGCCCTCAATTGCTGTCTACTTACACCGTAGAAGAATTGAACTTGCGCTGTCGGCACTTATTCCGCTATTTCCTGATTCCCTATGATGGCAGTGATGTTGCCAAGTATCTGGTCAATCAGGTGAAACGCTTGGCTCAAAATCGTGCCCCAGAGTCGCTAGAGGAATGCTTACTTTGCTGGGTGGTGGAAGAGGTACGTCGCAGAGCCTTGGCTGATTTGGTCAAAGAGGAAGCCAAGAAGGCCCAAGCAGAGTTAGAGAAAGTAAAAGCCGATCTCGAAACCCTTGATTTGAAGGTCAGTACTGAGGTATTGCAGGGTGTTCCTGTGTCAGAAGTTCTGATGGCAGCACAAATTTACGACATTACTGCGATCGTGTCTGCATCTGACAGCATGGGCAAAATTTTAGAACTGTCTACATCTAGTTTCACAGGGGACTTGTTACGGCGCAGTTGGCACCCGGTCATCTATTTTCCAATGCAGCGGAAGTGA
- the atpH gene encoding ATP synthase F1 subunit delta yields the protein MRSTLLSSEIAEPYAQALMSLARDNDLVDRISEDVTSLLSLMSESDDLRACLINPIFKAEDKKAVLNQVVREQLHPFTYNFLMILIDRGRIIFLEPICKQFQELVRQLKQTVLAEVTSAIPLSDEQQESIRQKVKGMAQAQQVELDTKIDPDLLGGVIIKVGSKIIDASLRGQLRRIGTRLTSAV from the coding sequence ATGAGATCTACTCTGCTCTCCAGTGAAATTGCAGAACCCTATGCCCAAGCCCTGATGTCACTAGCGCGGGACAATGACCTGGTCGATCGCATCAGTGAAGATGTCACCTCATTGTTAAGCCTGATGAGTGAATCGGACGATTTGCGCGCCTGTCTCATCAATCCGATCTTTAAGGCAGAGGATAAAAAGGCAGTGCTTAACCAAGTGGTGCGGGAGCAATTGCATCCATTTACCTATAACTTCTTGATGATTTTGATCGATCGAGGCCGGATTATATTTCTAGAACCAATTTGCAAACAGTTTCAGGAACTGGTGCGTCAACTCAAGCAAACGGTTCTAGCAGAAGTCACGTCTGCGATTCCTTTGTCAGACGAGCAACAGGAATCAATTCGCCAAAAAGTCAAAGGCATGGCTCAAGCTCAGCAGGTGGAACTAGACACAAAAATCGATCCAGACTTGTTAGGCGGTGTCATTATCAAGGTGGGTTCTAAAATCATTGATGCCAGCTTACGGGGTCAACTGCGTCGCATTGGCACGCGCTTGACTAGCGCTGTCTAG
- the atpE gene encoding ATP synthase F0 subunit C, giving the protein MNPTIAAASVLAAALAVGLGAIGPGIGQGNAAGQAVEGIARQPEAEGKIRGTLLLSLAFMEALTIYGLVVALVLLFANPFA; this is encoded by the coding sequence ATGAATCCAACAATTGCTGCCGCTTCTGTTCTTGCTGCTGCTCTCGCTGTCGGACTGGGCGCGATCGGTCCTGGTATCGGCCAAGGGAATGCGGCAGGTCAAGCTGTGGAAGGGATTGCCCGCCAGCCTGAAGCAGAAGGTAAAATTCGCGGTACCTTGCTCCTGAGCTTGGCGTTTATGGAAGCGCTGACGATTTATGGTCTGGTGGTGGCATTAGTGCTCCTATTCGCTAACCCCTTCGCTTAG
- a CDS encoding F0F1 ATP synthase subunit B, with the protein MGTFILLTAEAIEEPGFGLNFDILETNLINLVIIIGVLVYFGRGFLGKTLAERKTRIEEAIREAETRKKEAAAALADEQQKLAQAQAEASRILAEAQERAKAVRESVLARAQDDIQRLKAAEAQGLTSQQERVTAELRQRIAALALQQVESQLKSGIGDSTQQQLIDRSIATIGGPS; encoded by the coding sequence ATGGGGACTTTCATATTACTGACTGCTGAGGCAATCGAGGAGCCAGGGTTCGGGCTAAACTTTGATATTCTTGAAACGAATCTGATCAATCTGGTCATTATCATTGGAGTCTTGGTGTACTTTGGTCGCGGGTTTCTCGGTAAAACCCTGGCCGAGCGAAAGACACGGATTGAAGAAGCCATCCGAGAGGCTGAAACTCGTAAAAAAGAAGCCGCAGCCGCTTTAGCTGATGAACAGCAAAAACTCGCCCAAGCGCAAGCAGAAGCCTCGCGAATTTTGGCAGAGGCTCAAGAACGAGCCAAGGCAGTCCGCGAATCTGTGTTAGCGAGAGCACAAGACGATATTCAACGTCTGAAAGCGGCTGAAGCTCAAGGTTTAACTAGTCAGCAAGAACGGGTGACCGCTGAATTACGCCAGCGAATTGCGGCCTTGGCTCTGCAACAAGTGGAATCGCAGTTGAAGTCTGGCATTGGTGACTCTACTCAGCAGCAGTTAATTGATCGCAGTATTGCTACGATAGGAGGCCCTTCATGA
- a CDS encoding ATP synthase subunit I — protein sequence MAVPAEPNASMQEYYQLQAALLKTTLILTGITFGSVWIFYSLNTALNYLIGACTGVVYLRMLARNVAQLGRERNKLGSARLALLIGVIVLAAQLNELQIMPIFLGFLTYKAAVIFYMLRTTILPDSN from the coding sequence ATGGCCGTGCCAGCCGAACCGAATGCTTCGATGCAGGAGTACTACCAGCTTCAAGCAGCGTTGCTAAAGACAACCCTGATCCTAACAGGGATTACTTTTGGCTCTGTGTGGATTTTTTATTCTCTTAATACGGCTCTGAATTATCTGATTGGAGCGTGCACAGGTGTGGTTTACTTGAGAATGTTGGCTCGAAACGTAGCGCAGCTTGGAAGAGAGCGCAACAAGTTAGGCAGTGCCCGACTTGCGTTGCTCATTGGGGTGATCGTTCTTGCAGCTCAGTTAAACGAGTTACAAATTATGCCGATTTTCCTTGGCTTCCTAACTTATAAAGCTGCCGTCATCTTCTATATGCTGCGAACCACCATCCTGCCTGACTCAAATTAG
- a CDS encoding NblA/ycf18 family protein, which produces MDKPIELSLEQQFSLRSFQDQVANMSREQAQQFLIKLYEQMMLRETMYKHFLKHQWGIESGPQF; this is translated from the coding sequence GTGGATAAGCCGATCGAACTTTCTCTAGAACAGCAGTTCAGTCTTCGCTCTTTTCAAGATCAAGTCGCCAACATGAGTAGAGAGCAAGCTCAGCAGTTTCTTATTAAGCTCTATGAACAAATGATGTTACGAGAAACCATGTATAAGCACTTCCTCAAGCATCAGTGGGGAATTGAATCAGGTCCTCAATTTTAA
- a CDS encoding F0F1 ATP synthase subunit gamma: MANLKAIRDRIQSVKNTKKITEAMRLVAAAKVRRAQEQVIATRPFADRLAQVLYGLQTRLQFEDVNLPLLRKRDVQTVGLLVVSGDRGLCGGYNANVIKRAEMRAKELAAEGLDYRLILVGRKATQYFQRREQPISATFTGLEQVPTAGEASQIADELLSLFLSETVDRVELIYTKFVSTISSRPVVQTLLPLDPQGFEASDDEIFRLTTRGGEFEVERQKVEATSFRVLPKDMIFEQDPVQILDALLPLYLNNQLLRALQESAASELAARMTAMSNASDNASELIKTLTLSYNKERQAAITQEILEVVGGANALAG, encoded by the coding sequence ATGGCAAATCTCAAGGCAATTCGGGATCGTATTCAATCGGTCAAGAATACAAAGAAAATTACGGAAGCCATGCGGCTGGTGGCGGCTGCCAAGGTTCGCCGCGCTCAAGAACAAGTGATTGCCACTCGTCCATTTGCCGATCGCCTTGCCCAGGTACTCTACGGCTTGCAGACACGACTACAATTCGAGGATGTCAATCTACCGCTGTTACGGAAGCGCGACGTGCAAACGGTGGGTTTGTTGGTCGTATCAGGTGATCGAGGACTCTGCGGTGGATACAACGCTAATGTGATTAAACGCGCTGAGATGCGCGCCAAAGAACTAGCAGCAGAAGGGTTAGACTATCGTTTGATTTTAGTCGGTCGCAAAGCGACTCAGTACTTCCAGCGTCGCGAACAACCCATCAGCGCTACGTTCACAGGCTTGGAACAGGTGCCAACAGCGGGTGAAGCCTCGCAAATTGCTGATGAGCTACTGTCGTTGTTTCTCTCGGAAACGGTCGATCGGGTAGAACTGATCTACACCAAATTTGTTTCTACTATTAGCTCTCGTCCTGTTGTGCAAACGCTACTACCGCTTGATCCACAGGGCTTTGAAGCGTCGGATGATGAAATCTTCCGATTGACGACACGCGGAGGCGAATTTGAAGTAGAGCGACAAAAGGTTGAGGCAACGTCGTTCCGAGTTTTGCCCAAAGATATGATCTTTGAACAAGATCCAGTCCAAATTTTGGATGCCTTGTTACCACTCTACTTAAACAACCAATTGCTGCGGGCACTGCAAGAATCAGCCGCCAGTGAATTAGCTGCCCGAATGACGGCAATGAGTAACGCCAGCGATAATGCCAGTGAATTAATTAAGACACTGACCCTGTCTTATAACAAAGAGCGGCAAGCTGCTATTACTCAGGAAATTCTTGAAGTCGTTGGTGGTGCTAATGCGCTTGCAGGCTAG
- a CDS encoding F0F1 ATP synthase subunit B' — MMYWTILLAAETAAEGSKGGLFDIDATLPLMAVQFILLVIVLNALFYKPLGKAIDDRNAFIRNNLADAKERLSKAETLAKQYEQELAETRRQSQKIIADAEAEAESIAAQQLAEAQREAQAQREEAQRELDRQKEEAFQSLEQQVEALSREILEKLLGTQTVG, encoded by the coding sequence ATGATGTATTGGACTATCCTGCTAGCGGCTGAAACGGCTGCTGAGGGCAGCAAAGGGGGATTGTTTGACATTGATGCCACACTTCCCCTCATGGCAGTTCAGTTTATTCTCCTGGTCATTGTACTCAACGCACTGTTTTATAAACCGTTGGGAAAGGCAATTGACGATCGCAATGCTTTTATTCGCAATAACCTAGCCGACGCTAAAGAGCGGCTATCGAAGGCTGAAACCCTGGCAAAGCAATATGAGCAGGAATTGGCGGAGACGCGCCGTCAATCTCAAAAGATCATTGCAGATGCAGAGGCGGAAGCTGAAAGTATTGCAGCACAGCAGCTTGCAGAAGCCCAACGAGAGGCTCAGGCTCAACGGGAAGAGGCGCAGCGAGAGTTGGATCGGCAAAAGGAAGAAGCATTCCAATCGTTGGAACAGCAGGTCGAAGCCTTAAGCCGTGAGATTTTGGAGAAATTGCTGGGGACGCAGACGGTTGGTTAA
- a CDS encoding serine/threonine protein kinase — MKDPNIGRILQGRYQLARLLGQGSMGRVYGADDITLGGVPVAIKFLSQTLLNGKMRSRFEREAKTCAQLGQRSIHIVRVTDYGIDEEGIPFYVMEYLRGDNLSSLISRQPLSIPRFLHLCRQICLGLQCAHEGIHIDGELYPIVHRDIKPSNILVSQNDSFGELTKILDFGIAKVMQAEASQTNCFMGTLAYSSPEQMEGRELDARSDIYSLGVMMFQMLTGRMPLHANTHSFGGWYKAHHFQPPQSFETANPSIKLSRTLERLVMSCLAKSPTDRPQTVAEILTTLAPLEERYGTGRQIARRIGASLSRLTTPPYLKESNTLSANDACRFATWPANMPIAEIVFSRAIACHEGIIPTLWVMLPLVEIQKRTKCTRYNQFLFLELPHPMTLWLTVLYNEQHGPRWLPCYLDLKTAQGQQMVQLLGQHQHYRLLFFAQENPKHCYLIQISTIAAAQCKLLQQWAAIGQRFSATPNPSLSKDYLKGALEDIKPQILLKLESLYDRQGDDPPSQLF, encoded by the coding sequence ATGAAAGACCCCAACATTGGGCGAATTTTGCAAGGACGCTATCAATTAGCGCGACTATTGGGCCAAGGTTCGATGGGTCGAGTGTATGGAGCCGATGATATTACCTTGGGCGGGGTACCTGTTGCCATTAAATTTCTTTCCCAAACGCTTCTGAATGGCAAAATGCGATCGCGATTTGAGCGAGAGGCTAAAACCTGTGCCCAGTTGGGGCAACGCAGTATTCACATCGTTCGTGTTACAGACTATGGCATAGACGAGGAGGGTATTCCGTTTTATGTGATGGAATACCTCAGGGGTGATAACCTCAGCAGTTTGATCAGCCGCCAGCCGCTCTCCATTCCTCGATTTCTGCATCTGTGTCGCCAGATTTGTTTAGGGCTACAGTGCGCCCATGAAGGCATTCACATCGACGGGGAGCTTTACCCAATCGTACATCGCGACATCAAACCCAGCAATATCCTAGTTAGCCAAAACGACAGCTTCGGAGAATTGACCAAAATCCTTGATTTCGGCATTGCCAAGGTCATGCAAGCTGAAGCCAGTCAAACCAATTGCTTTATGGGAACGTTGGCCTATTCCTCTCCTGAACAAATGGAAGGACGGGAACTGGATGCTCGATCGGACATCTACAGTTTGGGTGTGATGATGTTTCAGATGTTGACTGGGCGCATGCCGCTGCACGCCAACACCCACAGCTTTGGCGGTTGGTACAAAGCTCATCACTTTCAACCACCACAATCTTTTGAGACTGCCAACCCCAGCATTAAACTTTCGCGAACGCTAGAGAGATTGGTGATGAGTTGTTTGGCCAAATCTCCAACCGATCGCCCTCAAACGGTAGCAGAGATTTTGACAACCCTGGCGCCGTTGGAAGAGCGTTACGGTACAGGACGACAGATTGCCCGACGCATTGGAGCCTCGCTGTCGCGCCTGACTACACCGCCGTACCTGAAAGAATCCAACACGCTCTCTGCCAACGATGCCTGCCGATTCGCCACTTGGCCTGCCAATATGCCGATCGCTGAAATTGTTTTTTCTAGAGCCATCGCCTGCCATGAAGGCATCATTCCTACACTGTGGGTGATGTTGCCGCTGGTAGAAATTCAAAAGCGGACGAAATGCACGCGCTATAATCAGTTTTTGTTTTTAGAACTACCGCATCCAATGACGCTGTGGCTGACGGTGTTGTATAACGAACAGCATGGCCCACGATGGTTGCCGTGTTATCTCGATCTAAAAACTGCTCAAGGGCAGCAAATGGTGCAATTGCTAGGGCAGCACCAACACTATCGCCTTTTGTTCTTTGCGCAAGAAAATCCTAAACACTGCTACTTAATTCAGATCTCAACCATTGCGGCGGCACAATGCAAACTATTACAACAATGGGCTGCGATCGGGCAACGGTTTTCAGCCACACCTAATCCTAGCCTCAGTAAAGACTACCTTAAAGGCGCACTTGAAGACATCAAGCCCCAAATTCTTCTAAAACTAGAGTCGTTATACGATCGCCAAGGCGACGATCCACCCAGCCAGTTGTTTTAA
- a CDS encoding chlorophyll a/b-binding protein → MTSEQTSASQSSSPQSNIQPPEPAFGWTDYAERINGRFAMIGFVALLILELLTHQDFFTWIGVR, encoded by the coding sequence ATGACTTCTGAACAAACTTCTGCATCTCAATCCTCATCCCCACAATCAAATATTCAACCACCGGAACCTGCCTTTGGTTGGACAGATTATGCTGAACGGATTAATGGACGGTTTGCCATGATCGGGTTTGTGGCACTGCTGATTCTAGAACTCTTGACTCATCAAGATTTTTTTACCTGGATAGGAGTGCGATGA
- the atpA gene encoding F0F1 ATP synthase subunit alpha has protein sequence MAISIRPDEISNIIRQQIQQYDQDVKATNVGTVLSVGDGIARVYGLDQVMASELLEFEDGTIGIALNLEEDNVGAVLMGEGRDIQEGSTVTATSKIASIPVGDAMLGRVVDALARPIDGKGDIQTSDTRLLESGAPGIIDRRSVCEPMQTGITAIDAMIPIGRGQRELIIGDRQTGKTTIAVDTILNQKGGDVICVYVAVGQKASTVAQVVEVFRERGALDYTVVVAANANDPAALQYLAPYTGASIAEYFMYKGRHTLVVYDDLSKQAQAYRQMSLLLRRPPGREAYPGDVFYLHSRLLERAAKLNDELGGGSMTALPIVETQAGDVSAYIPTNVISITDGQIFLSSNLFNSGQRPAVNPGISVSRVGSAAQTKAMKKVAGKVKLELAQFDELQAFAQFASDLDKATQNQLARGQRLRQILKQPQYSPLSVGEQVALIYSGINGYLDDIPVEKVTDFTKGLRDYLKTSKPRYGEIIANDKQLNEEAETLLKEAIAEYKKTFAAIA, from the coding sequence ATGGCAATTAGCATCAGACCTGACGAAATCAGCAATATTATTCGCCAGCAGATTCAGCAGTACGACCAGGATGTCAAAGCCACAAACGTGGGAACGGTCCTTTCGGTCGGAGATGGTATCGCTCGTGTCTATGGCTTGGATCAAGTCATGGCCAGTGAACTGCTAGAGTTTGAGGATGGCACGATCGGTATTGCGCTGAATCTGGAAGAGGACAATGTGGGCGCAGTATTGATGGGAGAAGGGCGAGACATTCAAGAAGGTAGTACTGTAACAGCTACGAGCAAAATTGCTTCGATTCCTGTAGGCGATGCCATGCTAGGTCGGGTGGTTGATGCGCTGGCTCGCCCAATCGATGGTAAGGGCGATATTCAAACCTCTGACACTCGCTTGCTGGAATCTGGTGCGCCGGGGATTATTGATCGTCGCTCGGTGTGTGAGCCGATGCAAACCGGCATTACCGCCATTGATGCTATGATTCCCATCGGTCGGGGTCAGCGAGAACTGATCATTGGCGATCGGCAAACCGGCAAAACCACCATCGCAGTAGACACGATTCTCAACCAGAAGGGGGGAGATGTTATCTGTGTTTATGTAGCGGTTGGTCAAAAAGCGTCAACGGTGGCGCAGGTGGTGGAAGTCTTCCGCGAGCGAGGTGCACTAGACTATACTGTGGTTGTAGCGGCAAATGCGAATGATCCGGCGGCGCTGCAATATTTGGCTCCTTACACGGGTGCGTCGATCGCTGAATACTTCATGTATAAGGGCAGACACACACTGGTGGTGTATGATGACCTATCTAAGCAAGCTCAAGCCTATCGTCAAATGTCGCTGTTGCTGCGTCGTCCACCGGGTCGAGAAGCCTATCCGGGTGATGTGTTCTATCTCCACTCTCGTTTACTAGAGCGGGCGGCTAAATTGAACGATGAACTAGGTGGTGGTAGCATGACCGCCTTACCGATCGTAGAAACTCAAGCAGGTGACGTTTCAGCTTATATTCCTACCAATGTGATTTCGATTACCGATGGACAGATTTTCTTGTCCTCGAACCTGTTCAACTCGGGTCAGCGCCCAGCGGTGAACCCTGGTATTTCCGTATCTCGTGTAGGTTCAGCAGCCCAAACTAAGGCCATGAAGAAGGTGGCGGGCAAGGTGAAGTTGGAGCTTGCTCAGTTTGACGAACTTCAGGCATTTGCTCAATTTGCGTCTGATTTGGATAAAGCAACGCAAAATCAATTGGCGCGGGGTCAGCGGTTGCGGCAAATCCTCAAACAGCCTCAGTATTCGCCTCTTTCTGTTGGCGAACAGGTAGCCCTGATTTATTCAGGAATTAACGGATATTTAGATGATATTCCGGTGGAAAAGGTAACTGACTTCACCAAGGGGCTGCGCGATTATCTCAAGACCAGCAAGCCTCGCTATGGAGAAATTATTGCCAATGACAAGCAATTGAATGAGGAAGCCGAAACCCTTTTAAAGGAAGCTATTGCAGAATACAAAAAGACCTTTGCAGCAATAGCCTAA
- the pirA gene encoding arginine synthesis PII-interacting regulator PirA yields the protein MNKNRQQLIAQTTQLHRENLRKNLQRRLEVARAQGNTELVRQLEAEANYIGLASLG from the coding sequence ATGAACAAAAATCGTCAACAACTGATTGCACAAACCACTCAATTGCACCGCGAAAACCTACGGAAAAATTTACAGCGTCGTCTAGAGGTCGCTAGAGCGCAAGGCAACACAGAATTGGTACGCCAGCTTGAAGCCGAAGCAAACTACATCGGTTTGGCTAGTTTGGGCTAG
- the atpB gene encoding F0F1 ATP synthase subunit A translates to MLNAFNLSNVLLAELEVGKQFYWHLGNLELHGQVFLVSWFVIGLLVVASVLATRKIQMVPAGVQNLMEYALEFIRDLAKTQIGEKEYRPWVPFIGTLFLFIFVSNWSGALVPWKLIRLPEGELAAPTSDINTTIALALLTSLAYFYAGFSKKGLGYFGNYVQPVPFMLPFKIIEDFTKPLSLSFRLFGNILADELVVGVLVLLVPLFIPLPVMALGLFTSAIQALIFATLAASYIGEAMEDHHGEGHEEH, encoded by the coding sequence ATGCTGAACGCCTTCAATTTATCCAATGTTCTCTTAGCTGAGCTAGAGGTTGGCAAGCAGTTCTATTGGCATTTAGGCAATCTTGAGCTACACGGCCAAGTTTTCTTGGTCTCCTGGTTTGTGATTGGTCTACTCGTCGTTGCCTCTGTCCTTGCAACCCGCAAAATCCAGATGGTTCCTGCTGGTGTCCAGAACTTGATGGAGTATGCCCTGGAATTCATCCGAGATTTGGCTAAAACACAAATTGGTGAAAAGGAGTATCGCCCCTGGGTTCCCTTTATTGGAACATTATTCCTGTTCATCTTTGTTTCCAACTGGTCGGGTGCGTTGGTTCCCTGGAAGTTGATTCGGTTGCCAGAAGGTGAACTGGCGGCCCCCACCAGCGATATCAACACGACGATCGCGCTGGCGCTACTTACCTCGTTGGCTTACTTCTACGCTGGTTTCAGCAAAAAGGGATTGGGCTATTTCGGTAACTATGTCCAGCCCGTGCCTTTTATGTTGCCGTTCAAAATTATTGAAGATTTCACCAAGCCTCTTTCCCTTAGCTTCCGTTTGTTTGGCAATATTTTGGCAGACGAGCTAGTGGTTGGAGTGCTAGTTCTCCTGGTTCCTCTATTTATTCCACTGCCAGTTATGGCATTAGGACTATTTACGAGTGCGATTCAGGCGCTAATTTTTGCCACACTCGCCGCCTCGTACATTGGGGAAGCCATGGAAGATCACCACGGTGAAGGACACGAAGAGCATTAG
- a CDS encoding ABC transporter ATP-binding protein: MDDRQQQRMHDESRRTNRDAIDSKSHSRFPTPDSPLPIPHSPLPSLLTATHLSKYFGGIKAVDRASIEVPHGSITGLIGPNGAGKTTLFNLLANFTRPDSGEVIFDGNAIHHLPSHQIAQLGMVRTFQVARVLSRLSVMENMLLAAQQQTGENFWNVWFRPGKTARQERQQRELASEILESVGLSHMAQSYAGALSGGQRKLLEIARAMMVQPKLILLDEPAAGVNPTLINQICNHIQRWNQEGITFLIIEHNMDVIMSLCDRVWVLAEGRNLASGTPAEVQRNPAVLEAYLGQ, from the coding sequence TTGGACGATAGGCAACAACAAAGGATGCACGATGAGAGTAGAAGGACGAACAGAGATGCAATTGACTCTAAATCCCACTCTCGATTCCCCACTCCCGATTCCCCACTCCCGATTCCCCACTCCCCACTTCCCTCTCTCCTCACCGCCACTCACCTCAGCAAATACTTTGGTGGCATCAAAGCGGTCGATCGCGCTTCGATCGAGGTGCCCCACGGTAGCATTACAGGGCTGATTGGCCCTAATGGAGCCGGAAAAACCACATTGTTTAATTTGCTAGCCAACTTCACTCGTCCTGACAGTGGTGAGGTGATCTTTGATGGCAATGCCATTCATCATCTGCCATCTCACCAAATTGCTCAACTTGGCATGGTGCGCACGTTTCAGGTAGCACGGGTGCTTTCCCGACTGTCAGTCATGGAAAACATGCTACTGGCAGCCCAGCAGCAAACAGGCGAAAATTTTTGGAATGTGTGGTTTCGCCCTGGAAAAACGGCTCGGCAAGAACGGCAGCAGCGTGAACTCGCGAGCGAAATTTTGGAGTCGGTAGGACTATCGCACATGGCTCAGTCCTATGCGGGAGCACTTTCGGGCGGGCAACGAAAGCTGCTAGAGATTGCCCGAGCCATGATGGTGCAGCCCAAGCTGATTTTGTTAGACGAACCCGCCGCAGGGGTAAATCCTACCCTGATTAATCAGATTTGTAATCACATTCAACGCTGGAACCAGGAAGGCATTACCTTTTTGATTATTGAACACAACATGGATGTGATTATGTCCCTGTGCGATCGCGTTTGGGTATTAGCCGAGGGACGCAATTTAGCATCTGGCACGCCGGCTGAAGTACAACGCAATCCAGCCGTATTGGAAGCTTATCTGGGGCAATAG